A window of the Mus pahari chromosome 1, PAHARI_EIJ_v1.1, whole genome shotgun sequence genome harbors these coding sequences:
- the Il18bp gene encoding interleukin-18-binding protein produces MTMRHCWTAVPSSWWVLLLYVHVILARATFAPQTTATVLTGSSKDPCSSWSPVVPTKQYPALDVIWPEKEVPLNGTLTLSCTACSRFPYFSILYWLGNGSFIEHLPGRLKEGHTSREHRNTSTWLHRALVLEELSPTLRSTNFSCLFVDPGQVAQYHIILAQLWDGLKTAPSPSQETLSSHSLVSRAAGPGVA; encoded by the exons ATGACCATGAGACACTGCTGGACAGCAG TCCCCAGTTCTTGGTGGGTCCTGCTTTTGTATGTCCATGTCATTCTGGCCAGAGCCACATTTGCACCTCAGACAACTGCCACTGTCTTAACTGGAAGCTCAAAGGACCCATGCTCTTCCTGGTCTCCAGTAGTCCCAACTAAGCAGTACCCAGCACTGGATGTGATCTGGCCAGAAAAAGAAGTGCCACTGA ATGGAACTCTGACCTTGTCCTGTACTGCCTGCAGCCGCTTCCCCTACTTCAGCATCCTCTACTGGCTAGGCAATGGTTCCTTCATTGAGCACCTCCCAGGCCGGCTGAAGGAGGGCCACACAAG tcGCGAGCACAGGAACACAAGCACCTGGCTGCACAGGGCCTTGGTGCTAGAAGAACTGAGCCCCACCCTACGAAGTACCAACTTCTCCTGTTTGTTTGTGGATCCTGGACAGGTGGCCCAGTATCACATCATTCTGGCCCAGCTCTGG GATGGGTTGAAGACAGCCCCGTCCCCCTCTCAAGAAACCCTCTCCAGCCACAGCCTAGTATCCAGAGCAGCAGGCCCAGGGGTCGCATGA